The Pseudomonadota bacterium genome contains the following window.
GCTCGCAAGGGATTCGGCGGACCGCCGACCGGCGCAAGACCGGCGCCCCTCGGCTTGCCTCAAGGCTCGCTGTTCGAGGCACCTGTGCCAGAGGCTGAGAGCGCCCTGGCGCCGGAGCCATCGACTGTCGGAGATCTGCCGTTCGCCCCCCCACCCACTGCTGCGCCCGTCCCGCTGAGCTTTGAGGTCGCGCCGGAGCCGGCGCCTGCTGTGATAGACGGCCCGCTGAGCCTGCTTCAGCAGGCTCTCCTCGAGCTCGGGCAGGGAAACGCAGACGCCGCACGAGATGTGCTCCAACGTCAGCTGAGCGTTGACGACAGCGACTATCGCGCCATGTTCTTCCTGGCGTACACGCTGCGGTTGCTGGGAGACAAGTTCCTCTCGCAGCAGTTCTTCACCATCGGATCGAAGGTCGCCGAACAGGCGGGCGACGAGCGATTCGCGCAGATGTATCGCGCCGAGCTGGGCTGAGCCGAACGCCGCAGCGCTGCACGGCGGCCCCGGAGGCCCACGTGGAACCGAGTGTCAGGCGCCCTGTCCCGGAACGGGAGGCGCTCCTTGTCCGGTGGGAGCAGCGGGCGAAGCGAGATATGACGGCATGGCGTAGCCTCCGTACTGCTGCTGCCACATCATCTGCAGGCGAGATTGCTCCACGGCGTGCTGCTCCGCCAGCTGCATCTCTGCCACCATCGCCTGGGAGCGTTCCATGTACGAGACGAAGAGCAGGTATGTGAACGCGCACATGAGCAGGCCCAACAGACCACCAGACGTCCAGTCGTAGACCCCGTGCAGAACCGCCGAGACCATGAGTCCCGTGACCACGAGCGCGGGTGCTCTCGACCGATTGATGACGGCCAGGGCGATGAAATAGCCCGCAATGGCGCTCCACAGGGAGTGCAGAAAGGGCAGCGAGGTGCCGCGAACCAGCATCTGCCAGAGCGGCAGGTCTGCCTTCGCCACGTAGCCCACGCCTTCAGAGATGGCAAACCCCAGCCCTGACATCGCCCCGTAGAAGATGCCGTCGATGGGCTTCTCGACCCGGCGCATCGAGAAAGCCACGAGAATGACGGGCAATGCCTTGAAGAGC
Protein-coding sequences here:
- a CDS encoding PrsW family intramembrane metalloprotease; this encodes MRDIRSFDFKWVVPVDTALSPDFIRNRSVWGMLVFGFLPLAALILQVVTTAMGFLHLLEIYFGLAWACYYYYFVARRSVDLKIGLGVMAFTALIGVNLVLMVQTLPVLSWLYQGLGEGGDAMRSLLGFVLGVGPNEELFKALPVILVAFSMRRVEKPIDGIFYGAMSGLGFAISEGVGYVAKADLPLWQMLVRGTSLPFLHSLWSAIAGYFIALAVINRSRAPALVVTGLMVSAVLHGVYDWTSGGLLGLLMCAFTYLLFVSYMERSQAMVAEMQLAEQHAVEQSRLQMMWQQQYGGYAMPSYLASPAAPTGQGAPPVPGQGA